In the genome of Deltaproteobacteria bacterium, the window ATCGGAGCGAAGACCTGGCGCCCCTCGGGAACGAGCGAGCAGCCGAGGAAGACGATCTTCTCGGGGGGCAACTTCCCGATCTCCTTCATGTCGAAGAGAATCTCGCCCGACCGTGCCGGGATCAGTCCCGAGATCGTCCTCAGGAGGCTCGTCTTCCCGGCGCCGTTCGCCCCGATGATCGTGACGATCTCCCCGGCCCCGATGTGCATCGTGATTTTTTTCAGCACCTTCAGCCGGCCGTATCCGGATTCGACGTTTTTGATCCTCAGCACTCGTCGTCCCCCAGGTACACCCGGATCACCTCGCGGTTCTTCTGGATCGCGAGGGGACGATCCTCGGCGATCTTCTCCCCGTAGCTCACCACGACGACCTCGTCCGAGATCTTCATGACGAGCGACATGTCGTGCTCCACGAGCAGCACGGTGACGCCCATGTCGCGGATCCTCGAGATCAACCTTCCCATTTCGATCGTTTCCCGCATGTTCAGCCCGGCCGCGGGTTCGTCGAGCAGGAGGAGCTTCGGCTCGCAGGCGAGCGCCCGGCCGATCTCGACGACGCGCTGCTGACCGTAGGCGAGGCTGATCGCCTCCGTCCCGGCGTGGGCGACGATGCCGAGCAACTCCATGATCTCGAAGCTCTTCTCCCGGATCCGCCGCTCCTCCCCCCACGTGAACGGCAGGTTCAGCATCCCCGCGAGGAACCCCGCCCGGCTGTGGACGTGGCGGCCGACCATGATGTTTTCGAGGACCGTCATCTTGGGAAAGAGCCGGATGTGCTGGAACGTCCGAACCATACCGCGGACAGCGACCTGGCAGGACGACATGGCGTGGATCTCCGCCCCCCCGAAAACGATCTCGCCGGAATCGGGATGAAGGAATCCGGA includes:
- a CDS encoding ABC transporter ATP-binding protein, with product MTLLSVRGVSKRFGGLQAVNDLSFDVATGSIKALIGPNGAGKTTIFNLISGFLHPDSGEIVFGGAEIHAMSSCQVAVRGMVRTFQHIRLFPKMTVLENIMVGRHVHSRAGFLAGMLNLPFTWGEERRIREKSFEIMELLGIVAHAGTEAISLAYGQQRVVEIGRALACEPKLLLLDEPAAGLNMRETIEMGRLISRIRDMGVTVLLVEHDMSLVMKISDEVVVVSYGEKIAEDRPLAIQKNREVIRVYLGDDEC